In Desulfitobacterium chlororespirans DSM 11544, one DNA window encodes the following:
- a CDS encoding cell wall-binding repeat-containing protein, with the protein MRKLKLTVILCLILFMSIAPLNTYALSSPSALTNSPGLNDGSTEAGERISGEDRYETAAAIARAGWDTAYYAVIASGESFPDALCAASLAKQHNAPILLTSKNALAKATEEILLAKGVKKVMVIGGPGVISENVIKSIEDLGIDAARIAGISRYETSLQVAQAMGDFKEAVIASGEHFQDVLSIASIAAKKGMPILFTPQDSISSDLKNLLEQKVENTYVLGSNDAISDAVYKQLPSPRRLTGSDWYELNVAVIEAFAPELDMSLCFVAAGSSYPDTLAGSALAATYGSPVLLVGSPLRDVTSSFLQKNSTHIQKIVAFGGTGALADNLLYTIAAKAGVADNEKGNEIGNETGSENREPAVSNLKATAVSAKQIYLAWDNNSEASSYTVYRAASSDGRYMELATAFSPYYIDTSLEPGTTYYYKVKAHTKSESGPYSKIVSGTTPPVSENLSQPQNVAVSAANTHQANISWDAVSHADYYDVYRAVSANGAFVRIATVEHPYYLDADLTSGMSYYYRIQAVAASSVSPYSAVVQAGNGTEPGNPVSTGTATDTASDTNVLSIPVNFELIPLQNGQVYLSWNKVDKASYYTIYKSTSKTGPYSVLGTVVNTHYYDDNLLSKTAYYYKIQACNETSKGSQSEAKYVITK; encoded by the coding sequence ATGAGAAAGCTGAAGCTTACTGTCATCCTTTGCTTAATTTTATTCATGAGCATAGCGCCTCTGAATACCTATGCCCTGAGTTCTCCATCAGCCCTCACCAATAGCCCCGGACTGAATGATGGCTCCACGGAAGCGGGAGAGCGAATCTCAGGAGAGGATCGCTACGAGACTGCTGCGGCAATAGCCAGAGCGGGTTGGGATACTGCGTACTATGCCGTCATAGCCAGTGGCGAGAGTTTTCCGGATGCCTTATGTGCGGCATCCCTTGCCAAGCAGCATAATGCCCCAATCCTGCTCACCTCGAAAAACGCCTTGGCAAAAGCGACAGAAGAAATCCTCTTGGCCAAGGGCGTTAAGAAGGTCATGGTTATCGGCGGCCCAGGGGTAATCAGTGAAAATGTCATCAAGAGCATTGAGGATCTGGGTATTGATGCAGCAAGAATAGCTGGAATAAGTCGCTATGAAACCTCACTGCAGGTAGCTCAGGCTATGGGTGACTTTAAAGAAGCGGTTATCGCTTCAGGCGAACATTTTCAAGATGTTTTATCCATTGCCTCTATAGCAGCTAAAAAAGGCATGCCGATTCTCTTTACACCCCAAGACAGCATTTCCTCAGACTTGAAAAACTTGCTGGAGCAAAAAGTTGAGAATACTTATGTCCTGGGGAGCAATGATGCCATAAGTGACGCGGTCTACAAGCAGCTCCCTTCTCCCCGGCGTTTGACAGGTTCCGATTGGTATGAGCTGAATGTAGCGGTTATTGAAGCCTTTGCCCCCGAGCTGGACATGAGCCTATGCTTTGTCGCCGCCGGCTCGTCTTATCCGGATACTTTAGCAGGCTCAGCCCTGGCAGCCACATATGGTTCACCTGTGCTTTTGGTCGGCAGCCCTCTGAGAGATGTCACCAGCAGTTTCCTCCAGAAGAACAGCACGCACATCCAGAAGATTGTCGCCTTTGGCGGAACAGGTGCCTTGGCGGATAATCTGCTGTATACAATTGCCGCGAAAGCAGGAGTGGCAGATAATGAAAAAGGTAATGAAATAGGCAATGAAACAGGCAGCGAAAACAGAGAACCTGCCGTGTCCAATCTTAAAGCCACAGCGGTAAGCGCCAAGCAAATCTATCTTGCCTGGGATAATAACAGCGAAGCCTCTTCATACACTGTCTACAGAGCTGCATCCTCTGATGGGAGGTATATGGAGCTTGCCACAGCTTTTTCTCCCTATTATATAGATACCTCTCTTGAGCCAGGAACAACCTATTATTATAAAGTAAAAGCACACACCAAATCCGAGTCCGGTCCCTACTCAAAGATCGTCAGCGGAACAACTCCGCCGGTCAGCGAAAACTTATCCCAGCCTCAAAATGTGGCAGTCTCGGCAGCGAATACCCATCAAGCCAACATCAGCTGGGATGCAGTAAGCCATGCGGATTATTATGATGTCTACAGGGCAGTCTCTGCCAATGGGGCATTTGTGCGCATCGCAACGGTTGAGCATCCCTACTATCTGGATGCTGATTTGACTTCCGGAATGTCTTATTACTATAGGATTCAGGCTGTGGCGGCTTCATCTGTAAGCCCTTATTCGGCAGTTGTTCAGGCCGGCAATGGCACGGAACCGGGGAACCCTGTCAGCACTGGCACTGCTACGGACACAGCCTCAGATACTAATGTGCTAAGTATTCCTGTGAATTTTGAGTTAATTCCTTTACAGAACGGTCAGGTATATCTGAGTTGGAATAAGGTCGACAAGGCCTCCTACTATACGATATACAAATCCACATCGAAAACGGGACCCTATAGTGTTTTAGGCACAGTTGTCAATACACACTATTACGACGACAATCTGCTTTCCAAGACAGCCTATTATTACAAGATTCAAGCCTGTAATGAAACTTCAAAAGGATCACAATCCGAAGCTAAGTACGTAATTACAAAGTAA
- a CDS encoding ABC transporter ATP-binding protein codes for MVILKTTDLRKYYGEGDTAVRALDGVNLAVAKGEFVAVVGTSGSGKSTLLHLLGGLDRPSGGTVSVDGKEIFSLKDEELTIFRRRKIGFVFQSYNLVPVLNIYENIILPIQLDGNEPDEEYVTRIVQTLGLESKLQNLPSQLSGGQQQRVAIARAIATKPAIILADEPTGNLDSRTSQDVMGLLKVTGEKFRQTIVMITHNEELAQLADRIIRIEDGKIAGGRRT; via the coding sequence ATGGTTATTTTAAAAACAACGGACCTGCGCAAATATTACGGCGAGGGTGATACGGCTGTCCGCGCTCTGGACGGGGTGAACCTGGCGGTGGCCAAGGGAGAATTCGTCGCTGTGGTGGGCACTTCCGGCAGCGGCAAATCCACTCTGCTCCATTTGCTGGGAGGGCTTGACCGGCCCAGCGGCGGGACGGTTTCCGTGGATGGCAAGGAAATTTTCTCCCTGAAGGATGAAGAACTGACGATTTTCAGGCGGCGCAAGATCGGCTTTGTCTTCCAGAGCTATAACCTGGTGCCGGTGCTCAATATCTATGAGAACATTATTTTACCCATCCAATTGGACGGCAACGAGCCGGACGAGGAGTATGTGACCCGAATTGTTCAAACCTTGGGCTTGGAAAGCAAGCTGCAGAATCTTCCCAGCCAGCTTTCCGGAGGCCAGCAGCAGCGGGTGGCCATCGCCAGAGCAATAGCAACCAAACCGGCTATTATCCTGGCCGATGAACCCACCGGGAATCTGGACAGCAGAACCAGTCAGGACGTGATGGGGCTTCTCAAAGTGACCGGGGAAAAATTCAGGCAGACCATCGTCATGATTACCCATAATGAAGAATTGGCTCAGCTGGCTGATCGGATCATCCGCATTGAGGATGGCAAAATAGCAGGTGGTAGGCGAACATGA
- a CDS encoding GNAT family N-acetyltransferase: MRMIKAAYEHFEIVQKIVNKTIGTVYPNYYPQGAVEFFLHHHSHEAIQKAIAGNEVFLLEAEGEFVGTGSIKGNEINRLFVLPAYQGKGFGTFMMDELEGVIFAAYPEAVLDASLPAYEMYSHRGYVPVEYHRIKTDNGHYLCYHVMKKGCCGKKL; encoded by the coding sequence ATGAGAATGATTAAAGCTGCATATGAGCATTTTGAGATTGTCCAAAAGATCGTCAACAAGACCATTGGAACTGTATATCCAAACTATTACCCTCAGGGAGCTGTGGAGTTTTTTCTGCACCACCATTCCCATGAAGCTATCCAAAAGGCTATTGCCGGCAATGAAGTATTCTTGTTGGAAGCAGAAGGGGAGTTTGTCGGCACAGGAAGCATCAAGGGGAATGAAATAAACCGGCTTTTTGTGTTGCCGGCCTATCAGGGCAAAGGTTTTGGAACCTTCATGATGGACGAATTGGAGGGGGTTATTTTCGCTGCATATCCGGAAGCTGTATTGGATGCTTCACTTCCGGCCTATGAGATGTACAGCCACAGAGGGTATGTACCGGTTGAATATCATCGCATAAAAACAGATAATGGCCATTATCTGTGCTATCACGTTATGAAGAAAGGCTGTTGCGGAAAAAAATTATAA
- a CDS encoding FtsX-like permease family protein has translation MIKVKNNKAIRTLADRNFRTAGTRNVIAVIAIALTAILFTSVFTMGFGLVESIQRASMIMSGGDGHAAVKYVKDETYERIKEHPLVKEMAYCRILSDSVDNQALIRRHTEFWYYDDVGLKYGFAEPAGGHKPQAGNEVIADTKTLELLGVPLEVGAPLTLEITVHGRQVLRDFILAGWWESDPGFNIGQIFASRAYLDAYSEELHYTYPEDKSLTGTITGYIKFANSLGIAENLEKVVTESGFSMEEGDPNYLATGVNWAYLSTGVGMDAGTLTALASALLLFVLTGYLIIYNIFQISVLRDIRFYGLLKTIGTTGHQLRAIIRRQALRLSLIGIPLGLLAGFLVGKALVPYLMERSSYAGSGVSVSPDPLIFAGAALFALFTVWISAHKPGKMAARISPVEAVRYTDQERGSGKKLKKSRHGAKSWRMALANLGRNKRRTVLVVLSLSLSIVLTNTVFTISQSVDLNKGLEKFSDSDFLLGHANLFNNQYDGESSALSESFISAAGAQEGFETGGRLFGSWASYQSGTSAQTMNRQPDGSLATALYGLEEFPFSRLKLVDGELDQEKLASGNYILEGVQADDQGKVETGRFNHQVGDKITLNCSGTERKMTVLGHVVANPQTNTNGSWIGSAFFLPADIYRELNGNSFPMSYAFNVAEAQERDLENFLKRYTAEIEPTMNYSSKFTALSSLEGLRNTAVLIGGSLAAIIGMIGVLNFVNAVLTGILTRHRELAMLQSIGMTRRQLVGMLCSEGGCYAALTGGSSILLSVGFSLLILRPLSEQIWFLSYRFVFWPLLIILPLLFVLGALVPYIVYYATAKQSIVERLRIAE, from the coding sequence ATGATCAAGGTGAAAAACAACAAAGCCATCCGTACTCTGGCCGACCGCAACTTCCGCACAGCGGGAACCCGCAACGTGATTGCCGTGATAGCCATCGCTCTGACGGCCATTCTCTTCACCAGTGTTTTTACCATGGGCTTTGGCCTGGTGGAAAGCATCCAGCGGGCTTCCATGATCATGTCCGGGGGAGACGGGCATGCCGCTGTCAAATATGTCAAGGATGAAACCTATGAGCGGATCAAAGAGCATCCCCTGGTCAAGGAAATGGCTTACTGCCGAATACTGAGCGACAGCGTGGATAACCAGGCTCTGATCAGGCGGCATACGGAATTCTGGTACTATGACGATGTGGGACTGAAGTACGGCTTCGCGGAGCCCGCCGGTGGGCATAAACCTCAGGCCGGGAATGAAGTGATCGCCGATACCAAAACCCTGGAGCTGTTAGGGGTTCCGCTGGAAGTGGGAGCTCCGCTTACCTTGGAGATCACGGTTCATGGCCGGCAGGTCCTGCGGGATTTCATCCTGGCCGGCTGGTGGGAAAGCGATCCGGGGTTCAATATTGGTCAGATCTTTGCTTCCCGCGCCTACCTGGATGCCTATTCGGAGGAGCTGCACTATACCTATCCCGAGGATAAATCTCTGACAGGTACCATCACAGGATATATCAAGTTTGCCAACAGCCTGGGCATTGCGGAAAATCTGGAGAAGGTTGTGACGGAAAGCGGCTTCTCAATGGAAGAGGGCGACCCTAACTACCTGGCCACCGGCGTCAACTGGGCGTATCTGTCCACTGGGGTGGGGATGGACGCCGGAACCCTGACTGCCCTGGCCAGTGCCCTGCTCTTGTTTGTCCTGACAGGTTATCTGATTATTTACAACATCTTTCAGATCTCGGTCCTGCGGGATATCCGCTTTTACGGCCTGCTCAAAACCATCGGCACCACCGGCCATCAGCTGCGGGCTATCATCCGCCGTCAGGCCCTGAGGCTCTCCTTGATCGGTATCCCTCTGGGGCTGCTGGCAGGATTTTTGGTGGGGAAGGCCTTGGTCCCCTACTTGATGGAGCGCTCCAGCTACGCCGGCAGCGGGGTTTCCGTATCCCCTGATCCTCTCATCTTCGCCGGGGCTGCCTTGTTTGCCTTATTTACAGTCTGGATCAGCGCTCATAAGCCTGGAAAAATGGCGGCCAGAATATCCCCCGTGGAAGCGGTGCGCTATACGGATCAGGAGCGCGGCAGCGGTAAAAAGCTCAAAAAGTCCCGACATGGCGCTAAATCCTGGCGGATGGCCCTGGCCAATCTGGGGCGCAACAAGCGCCGCACCGTGCTGGTTGTCCTCAGTCTCAGTCTGAGCATTGTGCTGACCAATACGGTATTTACGATTTCCCAAAGCGTTGACCTGAACAAAGGGCTGGAGAAGTTCAGCGATTCAGACTTCCTGCTGGGTCACGCCAATCTGTTCAATAATCAATATGACGGTGAAAGCAGTGCCCTCAGCGAGAGTTTTATCTCTGCTGCCGGAGCTCAGGAAGGGTTTGAAACCGGGGGCCGCCTCTTTGGCTCCTGGGCCAGCTATCAGAGCGGGACTTCGGCTCAAACCATGAACCGGCAGCCGGACGGTTCCTTGGCCACGGCTCTTTATGGGCTGGAGGAATTCCCCTTTTCCCGCTTGAAGCTTGTGGATGGTGAGCTGGATCAAGAAAAGCTGGCCAGTGGGAATTATATTCTGGAAGGTGTACAAGCGGATGACCAGGGAAAGGTGGAGACCGGCCGCTTCAATCATCAGGTAGGGGATAAGATCACCTTGAATTGCAGCGGCACAGAACGGAAAATGACGGTTCTGGGGCATGTGGTGGCTAATCCCCAGACCAATACCAATGGTTCCTGGATAGGCTCGGCCTTCTTTTTACCGGCGGATATCTACCGGGAGCTGAACGGCAATTCCTTTCCCATGAGCTATGCCTTTAACGTGGCGGAAGCTCAGGAGCGGGACCTGGAGAACTTCCTGAAAAGATATACTGCGGAAATTGAGCCTACCATGAATTACAGCTCGAAATTTACCGCCCTGTCCTCCCTAGAGGGCCTGCGGAACACCGCCGTTCTGATCGGCGGCAGTTTGGCGGCGATTATCGGCATGATTGGTGTACTCAACTTTGTCAATGCCGTCTTAACCGGTATCCTGACCCGTCACCGGGAATTGGCCATGCTGCAAAGCATCGGGATGACCCGCCGGCAGCTGGTGGGTATGCTCTGCAGCGAGGGGGGCTGTTATGCGGCTTTGACCGGGGGAAGCTCCATCCTGCTGAGCGTAGGTTTCTCGCTGCTTATCCTGCGTCCTTTGAGCGAACAAATCTGGTTTTTAAGCTATCGTTTCGTTTTCTGGCCTTTGCTGATTATTCTCCCACTGCTCTTTGTTCTGGGAGCTCTCGTTCCCTATATCGTTTATTATGCAACCGCTAAGCAAAGCATTGTAGAACGGCTGAGAATCGCCGAGTGA
- a CDS encoding nitroreductase family protein: MDYFELLRYRKSTRKFRQDQIAQDNLTAVLAAANSAPVGSNLYKDIHLTVVQCRDALDKLSAAAVKRWEDKAKMKKIIGNTPDIELRQRVFDPFYGAPTVIFVSHRKQDLQPGIEFANVTCIAYSMHLAATCLGLGSVFIWGSLEAMREIPELDNTAVLNLPDDFEPLLGIAIGHPEQELKARDLKTDKLAINYL; the protein is encoded by the coding sequence ATGGATTACTTTGAATTGCTGCGTTATCGGAAATCCACCAGGAAATTCAGGCAGGACCAAATAGCACAGGACAATTTAACCGCTGTACTGGCCGCTGCGAACAGCGCTCCGGTAGGCAGCAATCTGTACAAGGATATCCATTTGACTGTCGTGCAGTGCAGGGATGCCCTGGATAAACTCTCCGCCGCCGCTGTTAAACGCTGGGAGGATAAAGCCAAGATGAAAAAGATCATCGGCAATACTCCTGATATCGAACTGCGTCAGCGAGTTTTCGACCCCTTTTATGGCGCTCCGACAGTGATTTTTGTGTCCCACAGGAAACAGGATTTACAACCCGGCATTGAGTTCGCAAATGTCACATGCATTGCCTACTCTATGCACCTGGCCGCTACATGCCTCGGCTTAGGCAGCGTCTTTATATGGGGTTCTCTTGAAGCAATGCGCGAAATCCCTGAACTCGATAATACAGCGGTTCTGAACCTCCCCGATGACTTTGAGCCCCTGTTAGGTATTGCCATCGGCCATCCGGAGCAGGAGCTTAAGGCGCGGGATCTGAAAACAGATAAGCTAGCCATTAATTACTTATGA